The Peribacillus sp. FSL P2-0133 genome has a segment encoding these proteins:
- a CDS encoding PDR/VanB family oxidoreductase — protein MRVVGNIQMKVNKIIQETAFVKQFELIPVDGNPLPAFTGGSHLTTFMPAGDTIFEREYSLISNPRDRKKYAISIRRDEASRGGSAFWHDHVQIDSRLEVSFPKNNFPLSFRAKHHAFYAAGIGITPFLAMMEDMAAEGQTFELHYAARTPELCAFYDLLKAKYPEQCTFYFSQAEDKRRMMTETMKDHRIGTHVYFCGPIEMVQEYRKAASSYGYPEHAIHFELFATKNDGPQDPFIVDLSDSDRSIRVHEGETLLDALLREGIDAPYSCKVGGCGSCEVDVAEGEVDHRDFFLSEQNRQSRKSILTCCSRAKDDRLVLKL, from the coding sequence ATGCGGGTAGTAGGAAATATTCAAATGAAAGTAAACAAGATTATTCAAGAAACAGCATTCGTAAAACAGTTCGAGTTGATTCCAGTTGATGGAAACCCATTGCCTGCATTTACTGGCGGTTCGCATTTGACCACATTCATGCCGGCCGGGGATACGATATTTGAGAGAGAATACTCCCTTATCAGCAACCCAAGGGACCGTAAAAAATATGCAATTTCCATTCGGCGTGATGAGGCGTCACGCGGAGGTTCCGCTTTCTGGCATGATCATGTACAGATAGATTCCAGGTTGGAAGTCAGTTTCCCTAAAAACAACTTCCCTCTCAGCTTTCGAGCAAAGCATCATGCCTTTTATGCAGCTGGAATCGGCATCACCCCATTTCTGGCAATGATGGAAGACATGGCTGCCGAAGGCCAAACCTTCGAACTCCATTATGCAGCACGCACACCGGAATTATGTGCTTTTTATGATCTGTTGAAAGCCAAATATCCTGAACAATGCACCTTTTATTTTTCGCAGGCAGAAGACAAACGCAGAATGATGACTGAGACGATGAAGGATCATCGCATTGGCACGCATGTATATTTTTGCGGACCAATCGAGATGGTTCAAGAGTATCGAAAAGCCGCCAGTTCCTATGGTTATCCGGAACATGCGATCCACTTCGAATTATTTGCGACAAAAAATGATGGGCCGCAAGATCCTTTCATTGTCGACCTTTCAGACAGCGATCGGTCCATCCGCGTTCATGAAGGCGAAACACTGCTTGATGCGCTTTTAAGGGAAGGAATTGATGCACCTTATTCTTGTAAAGTGGGCGGGTGCGGAAGTTGTGAGGTAGATGTTGCAGAAGGTGAAGTGGATCACCGGGATTTCTTTCTTAGCGAACAAAACCGTCAATCACGTAAGTCAATCCTGACATGCTGCTCACGTGCAAAGGACGACAGACTTGTATTAAAACTTTAA
- a CDS encoding DUF3445 domain-containing protein, with product MFTQSLDFKTTDLDTFPFPFTSGNYRYSNDLKRLSNINCIEVTPEYRLQVETKRRLLQEQPHIRFQSFSHTMEMQWEVLEMLIDMATDRYPEHFEVIKDGDNWTFKNHIFGESDSFVYGDATTLPYEPLDYIGRHFHNDFVLMVHRDSNFYLEVGQVSYAALFSANWNKGMSFDEIHAPVPFVSRKGDELADRVRKFLLSIEPGKPWTRINWNLMADRWDVNYETMDVWGPQRSGITPENAGKLVRLRVEEQKFYRMPRSNAILFVLNTQFLPLEDLTLRQEWFDLTYSVLQDIPDPMAAYKGIAPFLPQSVEYLRRIDEKQKSEDKQ from the coding sequence ATGTTTACACAAAGTTTAGATTTCAAAACAACTGATTTAGATACATTCCCATTTCCATTCACTTCAGGTAACTATCGTTATTCAAACGATTTGAAAAGACTCTCAAACATTAACTGTATTGAAGTTACACCAGAATACAGACTCCAAGTGGAAACGAAGCGTCGTCTCCTTCAAGAACAGCCGCATATAAGGTTTCAATCTTTTTCACACACAATGGAAATGCAATGGGAAGTGTTGGAAATGCTCATCGACATGGCAACTGATCGCTATCCGGAGCATTTCGAGGTCATTAAAGATGGAGACAACTGGACTTTCAAGAACCACATTTTCGGGGAATCCGATTCATTCGTGTATGGCGATGCCACCACGCTTCCATATGAGCCGCTTGATTATATAGGCCGCCATTTCCACAATGATTTTGTTTTAATGGTTCATCGCGATAGTAATTTCTATTTGGAAGTGGGACAAGTTTCATACGCCGCACTCTTCTCAGCTAACTGGAATAAAGGCATGTCCTTTGATGAGATCCATGCACCTGTTCCATTTGTATCGCGGAAAGGCGATGAACTGGCAGATCGCGTTCGTAAGTTTTTATTATCCATTGAGCCAGGAAAGCCATGGACACGCATCAACTGGAACCTGATGGCGGACCGTTGGGATGTCAACTATGAAACGATGGATGTCTGGGGACCGCAGCGTTCTGGGATAACACCGGAAAATGCAGGTAAACTTGTTCGTTTGCGTGTTGAAGAACAAAAATTTTATCGCATGCCACGAAGCAACGCCATTCTATTCGTATTGAATACGCAGTTCCTGCCACTGGAGGATTTGACATTACGCCAGGAGTGGTTTGATCTGACATATAGCGTACTGCAGGATATTCCGGATCCTATGGCTGCGTACAAAGGAATTGCCCCGTTTCTTCCGCAATCGGTTGAATATTTGAGGCGTATTGATGAAAAACAAAAAAGCGAAGATAAACAATAA
- a CDS encoding cytosine permease translates to MSKENSSISKDVAFGFLPASKSDRIFNLRDLILVQVVIGLSSFGLLTGGYTGTMLDAKQSLAAILFGNAFPMLLIVPITLYFARYGIDTFVGFRSSLGYLGSNIFFFVFLILTLGYISIALFMSGQALAEAANWMGMPDIFSSQATGAPFFSILLFICAFLVTVRGPIAIQKYTAVAVPVFMVLMFGLLAIVLFGQGFTNVAHILPSEPFESTSRSFATALELNIGLGFSWLPYLGQYSRLSKTEGGAFKAGFYSYGIIVCIAALVGALAALVAGSLNPSDWMFSIAGSWGGFIGLILLSVGNVGAGIFLMYSQAVSFKTVFPKKSWMIAMGTTVPTIFLLLSSTFYDAFGSFIAVISFIMAVLGGIVVADYFFVKRQRISIRDLYDTQGSYTYWKGINPSAVLTVVIGTIVYWALYNPLTFEASDFFLYTAAGIPTYFVALVTYYVSSKYIFRFEVDMERTSVELKEAK, encoded by the coding sequence GTGAGTAAAGAGAATTCCTCCATTTCAAAGGATGTGGCCTTTGGCTTTTTACCGGCAAGTAAAAGTGACCGGATTTTTAACCTTCGGGATTTAATTTTAGTTCAGGTTGTTATTGGCCTCTCATCTTTTGGGCTGTTAACTGGTGGATACACAGGTACAATGCTTGATGCGAAGCAGTCACTTGCAGCGATTTTATTCGGTAACGCCTTCCCTATGCTGTTGATTGTTCCCATTACCCTTTATTTTGCGCGGTATGGCATAGATACTTTTGTAGGGTTTCGAAGTTCACTAGGGTATCTAGGATCCAATATCTTTTTCTTTGTTTTTCTTATTTTAACTCTCGGCTACATTTCCATTGCGCTTTTCATGTCCGGCCAGGCTTTAGCAGAGGCTGCTAATTGGATGGGGATGCCCGACATTTTCTCAAGCCAAGCAACTGGAGCGCCGTTTTTCTCGATTTTACTCTTCATCTGTGCATTCCTTGTAACGGTGAGGGGACCGATAGCGATTCAAAAATATACCGCAGTAGCCGTTCCGGTATTTATGGTTCTCATGTTTGGCCTTCTCGCAATAGTCTTGTTTGGCCAGGGATTCACTAACGTTGCTCATATACTTCCTTCCGAGCCATTTGAATCGACTTCTCGTTCATTCGCGACTGCCCTGGAATTAAATATCGGTCTCGGCTTCTCATGGCTTCCATACCTTGGCCAATACAGCCGTTTATCTAAAACAGAAGGAGGAGCATTTAAAGCAGGATTCTACAGCTATGGAATTATCGTCTGTATCGCTGCTTTAGTTGGGGCCCTTGCTGCATTAGTCGCTGGTTCACTTAATCCTTCTGACTGGATGTTTTCCATCGCAGGAAGTTGGGGTGGCTTCATTGGCTTGATTTTACTCTCGGTTGGGAATGTCGGTGCAGGCATTTTCCTTATGTACTCACAAGCTGTCAGCTTTAAAACTGTATTCCCGAAAAAGTCATGGATGATTGCGATGGGTACGACGGTACCGACTATATTCTTACTTCTAAGCTCGACGTTCTATGATGCATTTGGTTCATTCATTGCTGTCATTTCCTTTATTATGGCTGTTCTTGGCGGCATTGTCGTTGCAGATTACTTTTTTGTAAAGCGACAACGCATTTCAATAAGGGATTTGTATGACACACAAGGCTCTTATACCTATTGGAAAGGCATTAACCCGTCGGCAGTTCTCACGGTGGTAATTGGAACGATCGTTTACTGGGCACTCTATAATCCATTGACTTTTGAAGCGAGTGACTTTTTCCTTTATACAGCTGCCGGAATTCCAACATACTTTGTCGCTTTAGTCACCTACTATGTTTCATCTAAATACATTTTCCGTTTTGAAGTTGACATGGAGCGTACATCCGTTGAATTAAAGGAAGCTAAATAG
- a CDS encoding sigma 54-interacting transcriptional regulator: protein MDHFTSALLSIYDQLIVTDKNGTILKSTGTGNSLFQTVKSANVGGSIKDVEQDLFSTSLAEEIMGKNEKRSFMQSSWQGPEMLMTAYPIESGAWVWAYKEIKDSYPDTSRGQSGPLLESKKPSFPFVIRSKPMLDVLHKMQMVSDVSATVLLLGESGVGKEIAARAIHNMSNRSDGPFIPVNCGAIPENLIESELFGYVEGAFTSARKDGAKGKFTLAHKGILFLDEVGELPLNVQVKLLRVLQERVVTPIGSTTSHPVDIQVIAATNKSLEKMVKKGEFREDLYYRLHVVPIHLPPLRNRVDEIPHLVQFFLQKYNTLYNRNVTFTPDAIDLLCIYQWPGNVRELENTVERLVITSGMPEVDVVLVKEVLPFKGPKPTSIPVIDFLMPMQEAVDLVEEQLINMAMEQYKSLKLAAKVLEVSQPTMSRKYKKLRNKIEEARFSPVDKRAILEEQINQRLRSIAVVTAAIIPAEEVISLQKNMNRQTSYSQKLKQKLTMIQEKEGVIEWVFIFIMTEDGRLIHLVADKGFVIEPGEEYIGPPEMVNVAYHAFNGKAGVTPIYEDRYGEWKTSFAPIIDDDGNIVAIVGCDYSKSYFNSEMQRLRKQLNIHV, encoded by the coding sequence ATGGATCACTTCACCTCTGCACTCTTGTCTATTTACGATCAGCTTATTGTGACAGATAAAAATGGCACCATACTGAAATCGACCGGAACAGGGAATTCCTTATTCCAAACAGTCAAATCCGCTAATGTCGGCGGTTCCATCAAGGATGTTGAACAAGATTTATTTTCCACAAGCTTGGCAGAAGAGATAATGGGCAAAAATGAAAAAAGATCTTTCATGCAGTCCTCATGGCAGGGTCCAGAGATGCTGATGACGGCATACCCGATTGAATCTGGGGCATGGGTTTGGGCCTACAAAGAAATTAAAGACTCTTATCCAGATACATCAAGGGGGCAATCGGGGCCTTTGTTGGAATCGAAGAAGCCATCTTTTCCATTTGTGATCCGCAGTAAACCGATGCTTGATGTCCTGCATAAAATGCAAATGGTTTCTGATGTTAGCGCAACAGTCCTTTTATTGGGGGAATCCGGTGTAGGAAAGGAAATAGCCGCCAGGGCCATACATAATATGAGTAACAGAAGCGACGGTCCGTTTATACCTGTCAATTGCGGTGCAATCCCGGAAAACCTGATTGAAAGCGAACTTTTTGGCTACGTAGAAGGGGCTTTTACCAGCGCACGGAAAGACGGCGCCAAAGGGAAATTCACACTCGCCCATAAAGGTATCTTATTCTTGGATGAGGTTGGCGAGTTACCGCTTAACGTACAGGTAAAACTGCTTCGCGTCCTTCAGGAACGCGTTGTCACACCAATTGGAAGTACGACATCACACCCTGTTGATATTCAAGTGATTGCCGCAACAAATAAATCGCTCGAAAAAATGGTGAAAAAAGGTGAATTTCGAGAAGACTTATATTATCGTCTTCATGTCGTACCTATCCATCTTCCACCGCTTAGGAATCGTGTAGATGAAATCCCCCATCTGGTTCAGTTTTTTTTACAAAAGTACAATACACTATACAATCGAAATGTAACTTTCACCCCGGATGCAATCGACTTGCTATGTATCTATCAATGGCCCGGTAATGTGCGCGAACTTGAAAATACAGTTGAAAGGCTTGTGATTACTAGCGGAATGCCGGAAGTAGATGTGGTGTTGGTTAAAGAGGTCCTTCCATTTAAAGGGCCCAAACCCACTTCAATACCTGTTATCGATTTTCTAATGCCTATGCAGGAAGCAGTCGACCTTGTGGAGGAACAGCTTATCAACATGGCGATGGAACAATACAAATCATTAAAACTAGCAGCGAAGGTATTGGAAGTAAGCCAGCCTACGATGAGCAGGAAATATAAAAAATTACGTAATAAAATTGAAGAGGCACGCTTTTCACCAGTGGATAAACGGGCCATTTTAGAGGAACAAATAAATCAACGGCTTCGTTCCATTGCCGTAGTAACCGCAGCTATCATTCCAGCTGAAGAAGTTATCAGTCTACAAAAAAATATGAATCGGCAAACTTCCTATTCCCAGAAATTAAAACAAAAACTTACCATGATTCAAGAAAAGGAAGGCGTAATTGAATGGGTCTTTATATTTATCATGACGGAGGATGGACGTCTGATTCACCTCGTTGCAGACAAAGGCTTTGTAATTGAACCGGGGGAAGAATATATTGGTCCCCCGGAAATGGTTAATGTCGCTTACCATGCGTTTAATGGTAAAGCTGGTGTGACTCCGATATACGAAGACAGGTACGGTGAGTGGAAAACAAGCTTTGCGCCAATTATTGATGATGACGGCAATATCGTCGCTATTGTAGGATGTGATTACAGCAAATCCTATTTCAATTCGGAAATGCAACGTCTCCGTAAGCAACTCAATATACATGTTTGA
- a CDS encoding VOC family protein, producing MKINHINLTVNDVTASREFLERYFGLSCAGSRGDGFAAMKDDDGSILTLMKGSDVQYPKTFHVGFIQENEEQVNRINQRLKDDGFMVKPPKHLHRYTFYVEAPGGFNVEVLC from the coding sequence ATGAAGATCAATCATATAAATTTAACAGTTAATGATGTTACAGCATCAAGGGAGTTTTTAGAAAGATACTTTGGATTGTCATGTGCAGGAAGCCGAGGCGATGGGTTCGCCGCAATGAAAGATGATGATGGATCCATATTGACACTAATGAAAGGAAGCGATGTACAATACCCCAAGACTTTTCATGTTGGATTCATACAAGAAAATGAAGAGCAAGTTAACAGGATCAATCAACGGTTGAAGGATGATGGATTCATGGTGAAACCTCCAAAACACCTACACAGATATACGTTCTATGTAGAAGCGCCTGGAGGATTTAACGTTGAAGTACTGTGTTAA
- a CDS encoding amino acid permease, protein MGYGLENNDQLQRSMKRRHLFMLSLGGVIGTGLFLNAGYTINQAGAGGALVGYLAGGLILYMVMVCLGELAVHMPVTGSFQKYAAEYIGPSAGFSLGWMYFVGSAATAGVEFTAAGILMKQWFPNSPTWIWCAVFIVLLFTLNALTTRGFAEAEYWFAGIKIVAVILFILIGIAGIFGFVSLSDRPTPFFENLAPSGLFPAGGVTIIFVTMMNVIFSYQGSELIGIAAGESEKPEENIPKAIRNVLFRIIIFYISSIIILSAIFPSSELGLLESPFVTLMKIAGIPYAAGIMNFIILTAILSVGNSCLYASTRLLWSMAHDGMAPKVFGLLSKRKVPLNALLFTICFSLLSLLTSFIAADTVFVILMSIAGISVTISWMGIALSQYMFRRKFIKAGGKTEDLQYIVPFYPFVPLFCLGFCLLILVFLAFDPTQRVGLFYGIGFLIACILFYKFKLAKKVESNTNFENEKIL, encoded by the coding sequence ATGGGGTATGGACTGGAGAATAATGATCAGCTGCAACGCTCAATGAAAAGACGCCATTTATTTATGCTGTCACTCGGCGGCGTAATTGGTACAGGCCTTTTTTTAAATGCAGGCTATACAATTAACCAAGCGGGGGCAGGAGGGGCCCTGGTCGGTTATCTAGCCGGCGGTCTTATTTTGTATATGGTAATGGTCTGCCTTGGCGAGCTAGCCGTACATATGCCGGTTACTGGCTCTTTCCAGAAATATGCTGCCGAATATATAGGGCCTTCCGCTGGTTTCTCTCTAGGATGGATGTATTTCGTAGGTTCAGCCGCAACAGCAGGAGTTGAGTTCACGGCTGCAGGAATTTTGATGAAACAATGGTTCCCCAATAGTCCTACCTGGATTTGGTGTGCTGTGTTCATAGTGCTTTTATTTACTTTGAATGCATTAACGACAAGAGGTTTTGCAGAGGCGGAATATTGGTTCGCTGGAATAAAAATCGTTGCAGTGATTTTGTTTATCTTGATTGGAATCGCGGGCATCTTTGGTTTTGTCTCTTTATCTGATCGTCCAACCCCATTCTTTGAGAATTTGGCTCCTTCTGGTCTATTTCCAGCAGGGGGGGTTACAATCATCTTTGTGACAATGATGAATGTAATATTTTCTTATCAAGGCTCAGAACTAATAGGAATAGCGGCAGGGGAAAGTGAAAAACCTGAAGAGAATATCCCTAAAGCCATTCGAAACGTACTATTTAGAATCATTATTTTCTACATTTCGTCCATTATCATCCTTTCTGCCATATTCCCTTCTTCGGAATTAGGCTTATTGGAAAGTCCTTTTGTAACTTTGATGAAGATAGCCGGGATTCCTTATGCAGCAGGTATCATGAATTTTATTATTTTGACAGCCATTCTTTCTGTGGGGAATTCATGTCTTTATGCATCTACGCGCTTACTTTGGTCGATGGCTCATGACGGAATGGCACCCAAGGTGTTTGGTCTATTATCCAAGAGGAAAGTGCCATTGAATGCCCTTCTTTTTACGATCTGTTTTTCGCTCCTATCGTTATTGACTAGCTTCATTGCAGCGGATACAGTGTTCGTGATACTTATGTCCATAGCGGGTATTTCCGTCACGATCTCATGGATGGGAATTGCTTTATCGCAATATATGTTTAGAAGGAAATTTATAAAGGCGGGTGGTAAAACGGAAGATTTACAATACATAGTACCCTTTTACCCATTTGTCCCGTTGTTTTGTTTAGGCTTTTGTTTGCTGATTCTAGTATTCCTTGCCTTTGATCCTACTCAACGAGTCGGACTGTTTTATGGGATAGGATTTTTGATAGCCTGTATATTATTCTATAAATTTAAATTGGCTAAGAAAGTAGAGTCAAACACTAACTTTGAAAATGAAAAAATATTGTAA
- a CDS encoding arginine deiminase-related protein → MFKHAIVRKIGKSFVNGLTTSDLGNPDYEKALVQHEAYVEALKRCGVKVTVLESDERHPDSTFVEDTAVLTPKCALVTNPGAESRNGEINEMKEVLKDFYDTIEYIQSPGMLDGGDVMQVENHFYVGLSTRTNEAGALQFKDIMTKYGYDTTIIPLKKFFHLKTGVNYLGDNNLLVAGEFIDHEAFSGFNQIIVKQEEEYSGNCVRMNDCVIVPKGFDGTKKKIEDLGYTVIEVEMTEFQKQDGGLSCLSLRF, encoded by the coding sequence ATGTTTAAACACGCGATTGTAAGGAAGATTGGAAAAAGTTTTGTAAATGGCTTAACAACATCGGATTTAGGAAACCCGGATTATGAAAAAGCTCTTGTACAACACGAGGCTTATGTAGAAGCATTAAAGCGCTGCGGTGTGAAAGTGACCGTTCTCGAATCGGATGAGAGACACCCTGATTCTACGTTTGTGGAAGATACAGCCGTGTTGACGCCAAAATGTGCCCTTGTAACCAATCCTGGTGCAGAAAGCCGGAATGGTGAGATTAATGAAATGAAAGAAGTTTTAAAGGACTTTTATGACACAATCGAATATATTCAATCTCCAGGTATGTTAGATGGCGGAGATGTAATGCAAGTTGAAAATCACTTCTATGTTGGCCTTTCAACGAGAACAAATGAAGCAGGTGCTCTTCAGTTCAAGGATATTATGACTAAGTATGGTTATGATACGACCATCATTCCCCTTAAGAAGTTCTTTCATTTAAAAACGGGTGTCAATTACCTGGGAGACAATAATTTATTAGTGGCCGGGGAATTCATTGATCACGAGGCTTTTTCTGGCTTCAATCAAATAATCGTAAAACAGGAAGAAGAATATTCGGGTAACTGCGTCAGAATGAACGACTGCGTTATTGTCCCTAAAGGGTTTGATGGTACAAAGAAAAAAATTGAAGATTTGGGATACACAGTGATTGAAGTGGAGATGACTGAATTTCAAAAACAAGATGGCGGACTTAGTTGTCTCTCTTTGAGGTTCTAA
- a CDS encoding amidohydrolase has protein sequence MMKTIQETVVDEVISWRRHFHENPELSYQEHQTSEFIYRKLKTFTGLEVTRPTETSVLAVLKGAKKSAQKSNTITFRADIDALPIQEEAEIEYKSKNPGVMHACGHDAHAAMLLGAAKVLSGKKDAIDGEIRFIFQHAEEVLPGGAQELVKKGVMEGVDYAFALHVTPYERTGTICLREGVFCAAADDFEIKIIGQGGHASTPELTVDPLLIGAEITTNLQHIVSRKISALRTPVISVTQFHSGSALNVIPEYAEIGGTIRSLDSDSRLKARKYLEQIVKGISETHGAKCEITWYLGYPAVVNDKAAVDISRTVMEGIFEGDNIIQVDDPMFGTEDFSAFSEIVPSSMQFLGVHNDEFGKAYPLHHPKFKIDEKALGYGVRYFVGIADKLCGHQNNC, from the coding sequence ATGATGAAGACAATACAGGAGACAGTTGTCGATGAAGTGATTTCATGGAGACGTCATTTTCACGAAAATCCTGAGCTCTCTTATCAGGAGCATCAGACTTCTGAATTCATTTATAGGAAATTAAAAACCTTTACAGGATTAGAAGTGACGAGACCTACCGAAACGAGCGTTTTAGCGGTTCTTAAAGGAGCTAAAAAATCTGCCCAAAAATCGAATACCATCACCTTTCGTGCAGATATTGATGCACTTCCGATTCAGGAAGAAGCAGAAATTGAATATAAGTCAAAAAATCCTGGGGTTATGCATGCGTGCGGACATGATGCACATGCTGCGATGTTATTAGGTGCTGCTAAAGTCCTCTCTGGGAAAAAAGATGCGATTGATGGAGAAATCAGGTTTATTTTCCAACACGCCGAAGAAGTTCTGCCAGGGGGAGCTCAGGAATTGGTGAAAAAAGGGGTCATGGAAGGAGTGGATTATGCATTTGCACTGCATGTTACTCCTTATGAACGAACAGGAACAATATGTTTAAGGGAAGGGGTATTCTGTGCAGCAGCCGATGATTTTGAAATTAAAATTATTGGTCAGGGCGGTCATGCCTCGACTCCGGAATTAACGGTAGATCCGCTACTCATTGGTGCAGAAATTACTACGAATCTTCAACATATCGTTTCCAGAAAAATTTCAGCTCTTAGGACACCCGTCATTTCAGTCACTCAGTTCCATTCAGGTAGTGCGCTCAATGTCATACCTGAATATGCGGAAATCGGTGGTACCATTCGTTCCTTAGACTCTGATAGCCGATTGAAAGCAAGAAAGTATCTAGAGCAAATCGTTAAGGGGATTTCAGAAACGCATGGGGCAAAATGTGAAATTACTTGGTATTTAGGGTATCCAGCCGTGGTAAATGATAAAGCAGCTGTCGATATTTCAAGAACGGTCATGGAAGGTATTTTTGAAGGTGATAATATCATCCAGGTTGATGACCCTATGTTCGGGACAGAAGATTTTTCGGCTTTTTCCGAAATCGTACCCTCTTCCATGCAATTTTTAGGCGTTCACAATGATGAGTTTGGAAAAGCTTACCCTTTACACCATCCTAAATTTAAAATCGATGAGAAGGCTTTAGGGTATGGAGTAAGATATTTTGTAGGAATAGCGGATAAATTATGCGGTCACCAAAATAATTGTTAA